A region from the Vicia villosa cultivar HV-30 ecotype Madison, WI unplaced genomic scaffold, Vvil1.0 ctg.004301F_1_1, whole genome shotgun sequence genome encodes:
- the LOC131641941 gene encoding protein SOB FIVE-LIKE 4-like, which produces MEPPHHVFLGGEEECQSSESGWTMYIGSPINHEDEDDDDDDDDDDDDKVDFYQVTHQIQGDAGIESDDSMVSDASSGPTHYGDPLRHFKKKVEEDAYHDDDDEVHEYYCYDHHKKGSYKKEKQIGEKKVEKKQKGSVQGGGREGTRK; this is translated from the coding sequence ATGGAGCCACCTCATCACGTGTTCTTGGGAGGTGAAGAGGAATGTCAAAGCAGTGAATCTGGATGGACTATGTATATTGGATCTCCAATAAatcatgaagatgaagatgatgatgatgatgatgatgatgatgatgatgataaagtGGACTTTTATCAAGTGACTCATCAAATTCAAGGTGATGCTGGAATTGAAAGTGATGATTCTATGGTTTCTGATGCTTCTTCTGGACCAACTCATTATGGTGATCCTTTGAGACATTTCAAGAAAAAAGTGGAAGAAGATGCAtatcatgatgatgatgatgaggttcATGAGTACTATTGCTATGATCATCACAAGAAAGGGAGTtacaagaaagaaaaacaaattggAGAGAAAAAGGTGGAGAAGAAACAGAAGGGTTCAGTTCAAGGTGGTGGAAGGGAAGGAACGAGAAAATAG
- the LOC131641940 gene encoding uncharacterized protein LOC131641940, whose product MAGRNNPAIAATLEAMAPTMANQPNINENAGYRSLATFQRGNPLSFKGTYDPDGALTWLKEVERIFRVMESTPAQKVRYGTHMLAVEADDRWLETRQRLETIGEEVTWVVFCREFLRKYYPEDVRGKKEIEFLKLKQGNKLVTEYATKFVELAKFYPHYSEATAEFSKCIKFENGLRSEIKKAVGYQKICVFADLVNCCRIYEEDSNAYYKMLNDRRGKNQQNCGKPNDAPIGKGKQKVAQGQRTSGGDAPASVVCFKYGKPGHKSNVCNDEVKRGFRWGKSGYTAPECKHKEVTCFNCGEEGHISTQCHKPKKASGSGKVFVLAGTHKKMRMDLLECPLSIFDRDFDVDLVCLSLRGLDVILGMNWLKHNHVHINCYDNSWRFSTLEEEGVNLLFMRQLQQLMKEDVQVFSLMSSLCVENQAIIEELQMVREFPEVFPNEIPNVLPEREVEFAIDLYLVPDLFLWHRTRCDGIVVDPSKVDAVLQWETPK is encoded by the exons ATGGCTGGAAGGAATAATCCTGCAATTGCTGCTACTTTGGAGGCTATGGCTCCTACTATGGCGAATCAGCCGAACATTAACGAGAATGCTGGATATCGTAGTTTGGCGACCTTCCAAAGGGGGAATCCGCTTAGCTTCaagggaacttatgatcctgatggAGCATTGACTTGGTTGAAGGAGGTTGAGAGGATCTTCCGTGTGATGGAATCTACTCCAGCGCAGAAGGTtcgatatggtactcacatgctagcAGTTGAGGCTGATGACCGGTGGCTAGAGACTCGTCAAAGGTTGGAGACTATAGGTGAAGAAGTCACTTGGGTCGTGTTCTGTAGAGAGTTCTTGAGGAAGTATTATCCAGAAGATGTTCGCggaaagaaggaaattgaattccttaaGCTGAAGCAAGGAAACAAGTTGGTTACTGAGTATGCtacaaagtttgttgagctggccaagttTTATCCTCACTATAGCGAAGCGACtgctgaattttcaaaatgcatcaagtttgagaatgggttgcgctCTGAGATCAAGAAAGCAGTTGGATACCAGAAGATCTGTGTCTTTGCTGATTTAGTTAATTGTTGTCGGATTTATGAGGAGGATAGTAATGCTTACTATAAGATGCTCAATGATAGGAGAGGCAAGAACCAACAAAATTGTGGCAAGCCTAATGATGCTCCAATTGGGAAGGGAAAGCAGAAAGTTGCACAGGGacagagaactagtgggggagatgctcctgctagtgTCGTCTGTTTCAAATATGGGAAACCTGGTCACAAGAGTAATGTGTGTAATGATGAAGTGAAACGGGGTTTCCGTTGGGGCAAGAGTGGGTATACAGCTCCTGAGTGTAAGCATAAAGAAGTCACTTGTTTCAATTGTGGCGAAGAAGGACATATTAGTACTCAATGTCATAaaccaaagaaggcatcaggcaGTGGAAAGGTGTTTGTTTTAGCTGGGACTCATAAAAAAATGAGGATGGACTTATtagag TGTCCCTTGTCGATCTTCGACAGAGACTTTGAtgttgatttagtttgtttgtcGTTAAGAGGGTTGGATGTGATCTTAGGTATGAACTGGTTAAAGCATAACCATGTTCATATTAATTGTTATGATAATTCGTGGAGGTTTTCTACTCTTGAAGAGGAGGGAGTTAATTTGTTATTTATGAGACAGTTACAACAgttgatgaaagaagatgttcAGGTGTTCTCATTAATGTCGTCGTTGTGTGTTGAGAATCAAGCTATAATTGAGGAGTTGCAAATGGTGCgtgaatttcctgaagttttccctaaTGAAATTCCTAATGTACTGCCTGAAAGAGAAGTTGAATTTGCAATTGACTTAtacctggtaccagacctgtttctatggcaccgtacaagAT GTGATGGTATTGTTGTAGATCCATCTAAAGTAGATGCTGTGTTGCAATGGGAAACTCCAAAGTAG